The Streptomyces sp. NBC_00576 genome contains the following window.
AGGTGCCCTCCATCTCGACGGGGTTCTGCGTGGCCACCACCATGAAGGGGCTGGGCAGTTCGTAGGTCTGCCCGTCGATGGTGACCTGGCGCTCCTCCATGGACTCCAAAAGCGCGGACTGGGTCTTCGGCGAAGCACGGTTGATCTCGTCGCCGATCACGATCTGCGCGAAGATCGCCCCCGGTTTGAACTCGAAGTCGCGGCGCTGCTGGTCCCAGATGGACACACCGGTGATGTCCGAGGGCAACAGGTCCGGCGTGAACTGAATGCGCCGCACGGAACAGTCGATGGACTTTGCCAGCGTCTTCGCCAGCATGGTCTTGCCGACGCCAGGGACATCCTCGATCAGAAGATGCCCTTCGGCGAGCAGCACGGTCAGCGAAAGCCGTACGACCTCAGGCTTGCCCTCGATCACTCCCTCCACCGAACTGCGGACTCGCTCCACAGTGGCAGTCAGATCAGTGAGGCTCGCTCGATCGTCATAGGTCGTCACACGGCCCTCCTCGGCCCGTTCTTTCTCCGGGCCGACGCCTGCGATGCGGACCGGCCCACCCCGAAACACGGACACCACGCGGGAAAAGTTCCGCGTGACGTCACACCCGCATTCTTGTTGCCGTTACCGGTTCGTGTCACTCGCCTGTGGATAACTGGCAGGGGTATGTCTGATTTTCAGGCCTTTTCGGCACTGAAGTGAAGGGTAAATTTCGTAGAGACATACGTAAGGATGCGCGGTCCGGTTCGGTTAAACGGGGTCGATCTCACGCAGCAGGCCCGACTTCACGTCGAAGACGAAGCCGCGGACGTCGTCGGTGTGCAGCAGGAACGGGTTGGTGCGCACACGCTGCATCGACTGGCGTACGTCCTGGTCGACGTCCCGGAACGCTTCCACGGCCCACGCCGGGCGCTGTCCGACCTCGACCTCCAACTCCTGCCGGAAGTCCTCGGTGAGGGACTCCAGGCCACAGCCGGTGTGGTGGATGAGGATGACACTACGGGTGCCGAGCGCCCGCTGGCTGATGGTCAGGGAGCGGATCACGTCGTCGGTGACGGCGCCGCCCGCGTTGCGGATGGTGTGGCAGTCGCCGAGCTCCAGACCGAGCGCGGCGTGCAGGTCGAGACGGGCGTCCATGCAGGCCACGACCGCCACCTGGAGTACGGGACGGGCGTCCATCCCCGGGTCGGTGAATGCGGCCGCGTACTGCC
Protein-coding sequences here:
- a CDS encoding beta-class carbonic anhydrase, translated to MTTSASVPTGPEGAIATENTVIDRLVEANGQYAAAFTDPGMDARPVLQVAVVACMDARLDLHAALGLELGDCHTIRNAGGAVTDDVIRSLTISQRALGTRSVILIHHTGCGLESLTEDFRQELEVEVGQRPAWAVEAFRDVDQDVRQSMQRVRTNPFLLHTDDVRGFVFDVKSGLLREIDPV